One part of the Candidatus Neomarinimicrobiota bacterium genome encodes these proteins:
- a CDS encoding peptidyl-prolyl cis-trans isomerase, giving the protein MKRLQLILGMILFIVLVIIIVGSRDEKQDYLNTIIVKIDNMNNVNFKEIQDYFYNYHFHRLYKPISKGYYAALDQIISKRLRLIDFIEKDLYYRIRYHSGIKYILNDEFINEYYRRFYYEKYVNDSIAKEYYKDFGKVVYYKQIVLEKEEGMTDEDIDSLRQLAYKIKQDAEYWIDFDDIIERITKNKGKITSSNNLLSINWSDSQFDELKGVIFSSPLNSINVLETKDAFCIVKVYKIKNSKKEPYEKVRKKILNMLSIKYTPIAQKEFENDKSKIVDKNSIVWNKLALEKLVEWSNIPNFYQNAYKDTFKKLINSGNNFVIMKSPRHKVNLKRYLYFISDIIEFRGGDKIEVNEIKNYIIRAVETDILLKRAKNAGIDARIIRPDTKNWVIIDEIAKLYDKEVIEKQIPEPRERELREFFEKNRDSLYYRPARVNIYVVLANDTLKISECKRKIKEGERFERIDRRVYVKRFFRGKDGVVYPEKKGDDINVGKIAFSMKLGEIKGPIEYNDPEKGKMYALIKCVLKVDEKQFIFDEIKEKVKKDYREYLFNKLKKENHERLMTKYNVEVFYNKFQKILKMLKIA; this is encoded by the coding sequence ATGAAAAGATTGCAACTAATATTGGGGATGATATTATTTATAGTCTTGGTTATCATTATTGTAGGATCGAGAGATGAAAAGCAGGATTATTTAAATACTATAATAGTGAAAATTGATAATATGAATAATGTAAATTTTAAAGAAATACAGGATTACTTTTACAATTACCACTTTCACCGTCTTTATAAACCAATTTCAAAGGGCTATTATGCTGCACTGGATCAAATAATATCAAAGAGATTAAGGCTTATAGATTTTATCGAAAAAGATCTTTATTACAGGATACGATATCATAGTGGGATAAAATATATATTGAATGACGAGTTTATTAATGAATATTATCGAAGATTCTATTATGAAAAATATGTTAATGATTCAATTGCAAAAGAATATTATAAGGACTTTGGGAAAGTTGTATATTATAAGCAAATAGTGTTGGAAAAAGAAGAAGGTATGACAGATGAAGATATTGATTCACTAAGACAATTAGCATACAAAATCAAACAAGATGCAGAATACTGGATAGATTTTGATGATATTATTGAAAGAATTACCAAGAATAAGGGGAAGATTACAAGTTCAAATAATTTGCTTTCAATAAATTGGAGTGATTCACAGTTTGATGAATTGAAGGGCGTAATATTTAGCTCTCCTCTAAATTCAATTAACGTTCTGGAAACAAAAGATGCTTTTTGCATCGTAAAAGTTTATAAAATAAAGAATAGCAAGAAAGAGCCATACGAGAAAGTTAGAAAAAAAATTTTGAATATGCTTAGTATAAAATATACACCAATTGCTCAAAAGGAGTTTGAAAACGATAAAAGCAAAATTGTTGATAAGAATTCTATAGTTTGGAATAAGTTAGCCTTGGAAAAGTTAGTAGAATGGTCTAATATACCTAATTTTTATCAAAATGCGTATAAGGATACTTTTAAAAAATTAATAAATTCCGGAAATAATTTCGTTATTATGAAATCCCCCAGGCACAAAGTTAATTTAAAGAGATATCTTTATTTCATCAGTGATATTATCGAGTTTAGAGGTGGCGATAAGATTGAAGTTAATGAAATTAAGAATTATATAATCAGGGCAGTAGAGACGGATATTTTATTAAAGAGAGCAAAAAATGCAGGAATTGATGCTAGAATTATTAGACCTGATACGAAAAATTGGGTGATAATAGATGAAATTGCGAAGTTATATGATAAAGAGGTAATAGAAAAGCAGATTCCCGAGCCGAGAGAACGGGAGCTTAGGGAATTTTTTGAAAAAAATAGGGATTCTCTATATTATCGACCAGCCAGGGTAAATATATATGTTGTGCTGGCAAATGATACTTTGAAGATTTCGGAATGCAAAAGGAAGATAAAAGAGGGTGAGCGGTTTGAAAGGATTGACCGAAGAGTTTATGTAAAAAGATTTTTCCGTGGAAAAGATGGTGTTGTTTATCCTGAAAAGAAAGGTGATGATATTAATGTAGGAAAGATTGCATTTTCGATGAAATTAGGAGAGATAAAAGGACCGATAGAATATAACGATCCTGAAAAGGGGAAAATGTATGCACTTATAAAGTGCGTTTTAAAGGTAGATGAGAAGCAGTTTATATTCGATGAGATAAAAGAAAAAGTAAAAAAGGATTATAGGGAATATTTATTTAATAAACTGAAAAAAGAAAACCACGAAAGGCTGATGACAAAGTATAATGTTGAAGTATTTTACAATAAATTTCAGAAGATACTGAAAATGCTAAAAATAGCTTAA
- a CDS encoding T9SS type A sorting domain-containing protein, with translation MKKLSLVTLVVLAMVVMLAAQESPISDYVEEFRGDTAVVLPEYLYEAITYDTANVPEGRVYLLKAGELYELGSNPTTKSDRHTVIVGEATEPLYNGDPQKMFPVICGKGGNSGGINPGGDLTLKNVCIVPASAEGTLGWTFFWFTQPNCRITLENCIAERTRWVIIASNAVAGTRVYIRDSYFVNLSGQECRRNGGVYDNVDNATDTIWVENSTHVVAQGMMYKFRNYPIKLLMFNHNTFINCAGIIFETNGFQSRWVVTNNIFVNSNVQPYTYIDEDFPEVDQDKLPLGIINVDTLPSDMDQVDRKVLVDRNLVYWDSRLLNLAQYMKDNNINNTDEWYDQTIKMNTRTKAMFDDDNNWPYLVEGTWYEKLPNFTDPRNLLTTYVDTLRDFAINTMDITKAVILPDWRLVFVGSDFYVYPDWPVPIDLSYSDDDIVDADGYPIGDLNWFPDQKSSWLQIRDNQYEELLAALDEGRLPQGVGVREENNVLKGFKVNQNYPNPFNPTTNITFTLPHSGKVTVKVFDMLGREVTTLMNGEGIAKTYNITFDGSNLASGVYFYTVEFAGQKITKKMVLMK, from the coding sequence ATGAAGAAATTGAGTTTAGTTACCTTAGTAGTGTTAGCAATGGTTGTAATGCTAGCTGCTCAAGAAAGCCCTATTTCAGACTATGTTGAGGAATTTCGCGGGGATACTGCAGTTGTATTACCAGAGTATCTATATGAGGCAATTACTTATGATACCGCAAATGTACCAGAAGGTCGTGTATACCTGCTAAAAGCTGGTGAATTGTATGAATTAGGTAGTAATCCAACTACAAAATCTGATAGGCATACTGTTATCGTAGGTGAAGCTACAGAACCATTGTATAATGGTGATCCACAAAAGATGTTTCCGGTGATCTGTGGTAAAGGTGGTAACTCAGGCGGTATTAATCCTGGGGGAGACCTTACTCTTAAAAATGTATGTATAGTACCGGCATCAGCGGAAGGAACTCTTGGTTGGACTTTCTTCTGGTTCACGCAGCCAAATTGTCGTATTACTTTAGAGAATTGTATTGCTGAGCGAACAAGATGGGTGATAATAGCTTCTAACGCTGTGGCTGGGACGAGAGTTTACATCAGAGATTCCTATTTTGTAAACTTAAGTGGTCAGGAATGTAGAAGAAATGGTGGTGTATATGATAATGTAGATAATGCTACAGACACAATATGGGTTGAAAACTCAACTCATGTTGTAGCACAGGGTATGATGTACAAATTTAGAAATTATCCTATTAAACTGTTAATGTTTAATCACAATACTTTTATCAACTGTGCTGGTATTATTTTTGAGACTAACGGTTTTCAAAGCAGATGGGTTGTGACGAATAACATTTTTGTAAACAGTAACGTTCAGCCTTATACTTATATTGATGAAGATTTTCCTGAAGTAGATCAGGATAAATTACCGCTTGGTATTATAAATGTAGATACTTTGCCATCTGATATGGACCAGGTTGATAGGAAGGTCTTAGTTGATAGGAATTTGGTTTATTGGGATTCGAGGTTATTAAACTTGGCTCAATATATGAAAGATAACAATATAAATAATACAGATGAATGGTATGACCAAACAATTAAGATGAATACAAGAACGAAGGCAATGTTTGATGATGATAACAACTGGCCATATCTAGTAGAAGGTACCTGGTATGAGAAATTACCAAATTTCACTGATCCAAGGAATTTACTTACTACCTATGTAGATACTCTGAGAGATTTCGCTATTAATACTATGGACATTACTAAGGCAGTGATATTACCAGACTGGAGATTGGTATTTGTAGGTTCTGATTTTTATGTTTATCCAGATTGGCCTGTACCAATAGATTTGTCATATAGTGATGATGATATAGTAGATGCCGATGGTTATCCTATAGGTGATTTAAACTGGTTCCCTGATCAAAAAAGTTCATGGTTACAAATTAGAGATAATCAATACGAGGAATTACTTGCAGCATTAGATGAAGGTAGATTACCACAGGGTGTTGGAGTAAGGGAAGAAAATAATGTATTAAAAGGATTTAAAGTAAATCAGAATTATCCAAATCCATTTAACCCAACAACAAATATCACTTTTACATTACCACATTCAGGTAAAGTTACTGTGAAAGTATTTGATATGCTGGGTAGGGAAGTTACAACGTTAATGAATGGAGAAGGTATTGCGAAAACATATAATATTACTTTTGACGGATCGAACTTAGCAAGTGGAGTTTATTTCTATACCGTTGAATTTGCTGGACAGAAGATCACAAAGAAGATGGTATTAATGAAGTAG